The Fibrobacter sp. UWR3 nucleotide sequence GCCGGGCGGCTATCGCTGCTGCCGCCACCAAACGTGAAGTAGCCCGTACCGTCGTCATCGAAGAAGATTGCCGGGTCAAAGCACCAGCCGATGCCGTCGCAGTCCGAAATACCGCCACCCCAGTTGTTGATGAGCTTCTTGTTGCCCGAAACAGGGTTCGTCCAGGGGCCAGCAATGCTGTCGGCGCCGATGAGGCCAATGCCGCCACCACCGCCATCGGGGAACACGATGTAAAGCCTGTGATCGTTGGGGTTCACTGCAATGCCGGATGCCCAAATATCGTTAATGCCGTTCACCTTGCGGGCATCGTAAATAATGCCGTAGTCAGTCCAGTTCTGCATATCCTTGCTGCGGAATGCATAGAGGGCGTAAATCTTGTAACCATTGGAATTGTACGGAGCCGGATCGTCGGAGTCCGTGATGATGTAGAAGTATTCATCGTCGGCAGCGGCACCGGGGTCGGCCAGATAATGGTAGGTAGAAATCGGGTTATCGGCAAGTGCAGAACCAAAGAGACCGCACGCAAGAGCCAAGCCAAGCTTTCCCTTGGAAATCTTCTTCATATTAACATCCCATATTCAACCGCGACACCGCAGTCTAACCATTATAAAATTTACCATCCCCACATGCATTTTTAACAACCTTTCAAACAAAAACCATTGACGTTTTGTCCACGGGCACCTTCGGTGCGTTTAACGTTTATTTACAAAAAAAGGCACCCGGCGGTCTGCCGGGAGCCTTTCAAACACAAGAGAGAGTTTGTACGAACAAAGATTGAGCAGTTTTATTTCGTCACGCGGGCCATAAACTTCTTGTTTCCGTTCACCTGCTTGAGCATGTAGGCGCCCTGCCTGTAGCCCGCAGCCTTGAGTACCTGGGCCGCAGAGGCACCGCTGGCAAGTTCCACCTTGCCGAGCATCGTACCCGCAAGGTCAAACACCTGGTAAGTAGCAGCACTGCTCACATGGAACTTAATCCCATTCGAAATCGCGGTGGTGCCAATCGGTTCCGGGTCCGTCGCATCCTTGCCTTCCACGAAGGTGAAGTAGTCGATATCGAACCAGTCGCCCGTAACCGTCATACGCAGGATATGTTTACCCGCAGTGAGCGTCACGTTCCTCTGTACCTTGGCATAGTCATCGAAGCTGCCCTCGACATCAGTCTTGGCGGCAAGGATAGTATCCGTAATGTCCTTGCCATCGACCGACATCACGAAGCCCGCATTCTGGTTGTCCGTCGCCACGGCGGCAAAGAACGTGTAGTCGCCATCCTTCGCGACATCGATGGTGTATTCAAGCCATTCGCCGGACTGGTTGTAGCCCACGATAATTCCAGAGGCGTTCGCATAGAGGTCGACAGACGGAGCATCGTCCTTGCGGTAGGCGACCTTCGCGGAATCTGCAGCACTCTTCGCCTTTTCGAAGCCGTGGTTCTCGGAATCGTTGTCGCTGTAGGTATCGTTACCCGCACCGTAACCCGGCACGTCGAAGTCTTCGGCCTGGATCTTGCCCGGAACGGCCCATGCCTTGCCGCCAAACGCAGTCTGCGGTTCAGGTTCACGCTTGGTGCCCTGGAATTCCCATTCAAGGATGCCCATGGTAGAATCCTTTCCATTATTTTTGAACACAAAGAATAGCTGGTCCACAACGCCGCTAAGGCCCGTCATGGCACAGTCATTGTCCGTGAAAGTCATGTTGTTGCTGGTCTTCGCCAGTTCGCAGGTACCGGCAAGTGTTCCGGTGGCACTGCCCTTGTGAATTTCAATCTTGTTGCCATCGCCAACGTTCGCGGCCTTGATGCGGAGGTTCTCGGCACCGTTACCGAAGTCCACACCAGAAACACGGATCCAGGATTCGCTACGGCTCGTGAGCGGCAGCAGCACGTGCTTCACCGGCTGCCCCTTGGTCCAGTCGGTACGGCTACGGATGTTCATCTGCTTGGAACTCGTCGTTGCCTTGTAGGTCTTGTACGGGTCAAAGTTCTTGATTTGCTTCGGGCCTTCGCGGGTAAAGGTGAGCTTGTTCATCTTGTCGCCACTCCAGGTGAGTTCGTCGATGGACACGCTTCTGTGGTTTTCGTAGTTCGGATTTTCAGAACGCACGCCCTGTTGCGTCGTTGCGGCCGGATGGTTGTCGGAAGTCACCAAGCGGCGATCGTGATACACGGCATACCACTTGTCCTTAAAAGGAGCGAAGCCCTGGTGGTTGTTACCGCCTTCGCCATGAGCGTCTGGCACAGAGCCAATCCCCGGAATGACCGTACCCACAAAGGTATAGGGGCCCCAGATATTGTTAGACATACCATAATCAATCACCTGACTACGGTTGTTGAAACTCAGGTAATAGGTGCTACCCTTCTTGTGCAGGTAAGGAGCTTCGAAGGAGTTCGGCAAAGAAACCTTCTTAAGAGAATTCTTGTCGAAAGTAATCTTGCCGTTGCTTTCGGTAAAACTGATAATGTCGAAGTTGTTGCCATACGGGCGGCTGGAACTTTCGCCACCACCGAAAATCACGTAACCCTTACCGTCGTCGTCAATCAAGATGCCCGGGTCAAAGCAATGCGCAATGCCGTCGCAGCCACCGATAAGGCTACCGCCACCTGCAATTCTATTGACACCATGAGTTTCCTTGACAGGATCGATATAGGGGCCGTCAATCGCAGGCGCCGTAATCATGCCCACGCCGCTTGCACCATCGGGGTAGACTATATAGACCTTGCCATTTTTGACGGCGATGCCCGATGCCCAGGTGTTGTTCGGGTAGTTGCCGAATTCACGCTTGGAACGGAATATCATGCCATGGTCGGTCCAGTTCTTCATGTCTTCGGAAGTGAAGGCATAGAGGCCGACAATGTCGTAGTTCCAGTTTGTCTGGTTATTGTAGTCGTCCACATCGGTCAGGATGTAGAAGGTATCACCATCGGAGGCGCAAGAGGGGTCCGCCAGGTAATGGTAAGAGGATATCGGGTTGTCGGCAAGGCCGAAGGTAGCAAGGCCTGCGCCCAAACAAAGCGCGCCCACGCTTTTCCACACATTCATAATAACTCCTTATGAGGGGAAGCCCGTGAGCAACATCCACACCACAAACATCCCTTTGGTAATAAAGATACCCCCAAAAAACAAAAAATGTACCGCTCGTCACGGCACATTCATTGATAAATTGTCAAGGCCAAACTGGCCAAATTCGGCTAAAAACGCACTATTCAGGGTCCCTAGCGACAAACTTGGAATAACCGAACACCTCGATATCGTCGATCCAGAACTCACCGCCCGTACCGCCGAAGATGGATATGTCGGTAATGTTGCGCTTCGCGACATCCCAGCCGAGGTTTCCGCCGATATTGTTGCTATCGGGCTCAAGGAAATCGGAAGGCGTCACCACGAAGCGGTTCCAGACCGTATCCACGTCCAGGTGAACCCAGGCCTTGCCGCTCTTAAGGCTTGACGTGCTATCTACATTCAGGTCAAGCGAGAAGGATATGTACTTGCGCTTCGAACTATCAACGACATCGGTGCGGGCCCAGAACACGATGGAATCGAGATTGCTCATATCAACCATGCCACCGAGCGAGCGGCCCATC carries:
- a CDS encoding carbohydrate-binding protein; this translates as MNVWKSVGALCLGAGLATFGLADNPISSYHYLADPSCASDGDTFYILTDVDDYNNQTNWNYDIVGLYAFTSEDMKNWTDHGMIFRSKREFGNYPNNTWASGIAVKNGKVYIVYPDGASGVGMITAPAIDGPYIDPVKETHGVNRIAGGGSLIGGCDGIAHCFDPGILIDDDGKGYVIFGGGESSSRPYGNNFDIISFTESNGKITFDKNSLKKVSLPNSFEAPYLHKKGSTYYLSFNNRSQVIDYGMSNNIWGPYTFVGTVIPGIGSVPDAHGEGGNNHQGFAPFKDKWYAVYHDRRLVTSDNHPAATTQQGVRSENPNYENHRSVSIDELTWSGDKMNKLTFTREGPKQIKNFDPYKTYKATTSSKQMNIRSRTDWTKGQPVKHVLLPLTSRSESWIRVSGVDFGNGAENLRIKAANVGDGNKIEIHKGSATGTLAGTCELAKTSNNMTFTDNDCAMTGLSGVVDQLFFVFKNNGKDSTMGILEWEFQGTKREPEPQTAFGGKAWAVPGKIQAEDFDVPGYGAGNDTYSDNDSENHGFEKAKSAADSAKVAYRKDDAPSVDLYANASGIIVGYNQSGEWLEYTIDVAKDGDYTFFAAVATDNQNAGFVMSVDGKDITDTILAAKTDVEGSFDDYAKVQRNVTLTAGKHILRMTVTGDWFDIDYFTFVEGKDATDPEPIGTTAISNGIKFHVSSAATYQVFDLAGTMLGKVELASGASAAQVLKAAGYRQGAYMLKQVNGNKKFMARVTK